From the genome of Symphalangus syndactylus isolate Jambi chromosome 13, NHGRI_mSymSyn1-v2.1_pri, whole genome shotgun sequence:
tcaggagattgagaccatcctggctaacacggtgaaaccccgtctctactaaaattacaaaaaattagccaggtgtggtggcaggtgcctgtagtcccagctactcgggaggctgaggcaggagaatcgcttgaacccaggaggcggaggttgcagtgagccgagatcgcaccaccgcactccagcctgggctacacagtgagactccatctcaaaaaataataataataatgagcaaATCTTCTAAAGTCTATAATGCTAGATACAAATTTTCAACTACTTTCTCTCTGAAAAACTTCCATCAGCTACAATTGGATATGGTCATACCAGATACAACAATACACAACAGTAATCCAAAAGTAGAACTGACTTCCACTATATATGGAGACCTGTGTTATTTGTCATTCTCAGGTTTAATAATATTTGCAAATACCTGACATGTAATGTCCATTATCACAAGAATACCTCACCTCAATATAATACAGCCCTGAGATTAGATCTTAAAATGAGTAGcacaggccaggcgaggtggttcatgcctgtaatctcagcactttgggaggccgaggtgggtggattgcttgaggtcaggagttcgagatcaacctggccaatatggcaaaacctcgtgtctacaaaaaattagctgggcatggtggagtgtgcctctagtcccaactactcaggagactgaggcacgagaattgctcgagcctgggaagcagaggttgcagtgagtcgagatcgcgccaccacattccagcgtggacagagcaagactctgttttaaaaaaaaaaaaaaaaaagatgggtagCACAGAGCAGCCACCTATTTATATCTATTAAATGCCAGGCACTGGAGAGAGTACCAAAAACAGAAAGGGTTTTATCCTTATGTagcttattttgtttattgtctgtcatccctcagagacacacacaagatCAGACCATGAAGAACCACACTAAGGAATCTGGGTTTTATTCCAAGTGTGGCCAAAACCCATACTTTTAAGCAGAGAACTGCCAAGATCTGACTTAGGTTGTTAGAAGGTCAAGAAGGTACCAACAGGTAGATAATGGAAGAAACCCAGAAAAGAGGCTAATACAGGAACTCAAGCAAAAGAGGGCTGGCTTACAGTAAAGACTGTGGAAACATTAAGTGGACAGATTCAACGTCAGAATTTTGGTGTCAGATAATCTTCACTTTGAGCCCTTTACCATTTAcatccttgggcaagttacttacatgctttcagcctcaatttccttacttagCAATGCTTGTAAAACTCTATCACAGAAAATACACAAGTTATTATGATAGAACTTTGGTAACAAAATTCACTTGAAGGAGTTCAAATAAATTGACTTCCTTTTCCCTCACACCAACATTAGTAATGTTTAGCAGGGTTCAATAGCAGTCAtatataagtaccacattttgcTTCATCAAGAGACGAGTTCCTGTTTCTCACAGAACTTACACTAAAACTGCTCATAAATATACAGGAAGCAAGGTGTTTTTCTCAAATTAATAAAAGTCTAGTTAGCACATTCAATCTGTGTTTTCACATGCATTCTTTTACTTCCTCAGTGTATGTGAGAAAAAAGGCTATAAGCAGAATCTTGTAGTTAAATTGTGATAAAGATTCTGGTGTTACTACCAATTATCTCAATTTATTCTGTTAATAGCTTTTATTTAGAACTTTAATAAAGGATGGCATTCCTCATTCTTGCAGCACTGGTACATCAGGAAACCAAGTTACCAAAAGCCCTCTTTGATAAGTACATGGGTTATAAACACTTATTTTTCATTCAGTAGCATCCTCCTTatgtttaatattatttcaacaaaGGATGAACCATCCTGAAATTCAGTGTCATATTTACCACTTGGTATTTACTAAGCTGGGGCTACGTGTACTACAATGTGCTAGGCACTATGGGAGAACCAACGTTAATGTTATATGGTCCTTACTCTCAAGGAGTTTACAATCTAGTTAGATTAGACATTTCCATGAGATAAGGAAGGAATTATGCAGACAGAACTgttaagtattaaaaataaaaagatcgctgggcacggtggctcacacctataatcccagcactttaggaggctgaggcgggaggatcacctgaggtcaggagattaagaccatcctggctaacatggtaaaaccccaactctactaaaaatacaaaaaaattagccggacgtggtggcacacgcctgtaatcccggctactcaggaggctgaggcaggagaatcgcttgaacccaggaggtggaggttgctgtgagcggagatcatgccattgcactcttgggcgacagagcaagaccctgtctcaaaaagaaaaaaaaaaaaaagatcattttcaTATGGGATGGTCAGAAAATGCTTCGCAGCTAAGCAGAATTTGAGTTGAGCCCTTGAGTACAGGATTTTGATAGAATTTGCTAGGAAGAGAGCAAGCACACATGAACTTACATATAAGGGCTTTTTTGAAAAAACTTTGTattctgaaaaattaaaacatgtaaaagTCAACAGACTAATAAATCTCCATGTACTCATCACCCAGCTCCAGTAATGATCAACTCATTGCCAATAATTTACATGTCTTACTATACGAAAATCCTAAGGGAGGCCATCTGCATATGCCTTTATATTCTTCACTGACTCCATCCTCAGACAAATCTTTAGTGGCACAACAGTCTCCACAGTTTGGTTTTTCCAGAGGTCACATACAAATAAAGCACaagtctgtttaaaaaaaaaaaaaaaaaaggcgggacTGGGCACtgttgctcacgcctataatcccagcacttcgggaggccaaagcaggcagatcacttgggctgagttcaagaccaacacacgggcaacatggcgaaacacaaTACGAAAAAATGCAataatcagccgggcgtggtggggcacgcctgtagttccagctactcaggaggctgaggtaggaggatcgatTAAGCCCTAGAGGCGctgctgtgatcttgccactgcactccagcctgcatgacaaagtgagaccctgtctcaagggaaaaaaaaaaaaaaaaaaagagatcaattgccgggcgtggtggctcacgcctgtaatcccagcacgttgggaggccaatcccaggcaggttgcttgaggtcaggagttcaagaccagcctgggcaacatggcaaaaccctgtctctagtaaaaatacaaaaaataaataaataaataaactagcaGACGTGGCTGtgcacgtctgtggtcccagccacctgcggggctgaggcaggagaattgtctgaacctgggaggcagacgctgcagtgagcttagatcgggccactgcattccagcctgggcgaaagagtaagaccctgtctcacaaaaaaaaaaaccaaaaaaaaaagtaaatcaactCTTGATTGTTTGCACAAGCCAAGGGAAGAGTGACAAAGATAACTGCAAAATGACAGATAATCCAAAAATCAGTTTACACAGACTACTGGAATACCTTTtccatatttatatttcaataagAATGAGTAAAATGATGGGAGAATTCATGTCAAACAAAATACAGCATCACAAGTGAAGTACTTTAAACATatcacttggcctcccaagccTAAGTTTCTTCCTCTGCAAAATAGGGAAATATCACCTACCTCAGAaacttgtgagaattaaatgtgtatatttaatGCCATGTGTACAGttccttattttattatattattagtcAGCTGACTCAGGAACAACTATTAAATAGGAagctgtggccgggcacggtggttcacgcctgcaatcccagcactttgggaagccgaggtgggcagatcacagggtcaggagttcgagaccagcctggccaacatggtgaaactccatctctactaaaaatacaaaaaaagccgggcatggtggcatgtgcctgtagtcccagctactcgggaagctgaggcacaagaattgcttgcacccaggaagcggaggctgcagtgagccgagatggcgccattgcactgcagcctgggtgacagagcgagactccgtcctaaaaaaaaaaaaaaaaaaaggaaactgcccGGTTTCCCCAGTCTCCCCTTATATGCCACCCTCTTTCCAGAtaatgtaaaaattttctccatcTCAAAACCTGCTAAAGGTTGAGGGGCTAAGCTCCCTGATTTCAAGGAGTTCCTTTGCCTGTAAAGCAAACAGAGCTGACATTGAAGGAAGTATTTTAGTAGAATAAATTTGTAAACTGTCAAACTTCACAAAGTAATCCCTCCTTAGTAGAGCCAACTAATATCAGAGAGAGGTAGTGTGTGTCCAACATACCtagtaaaacattttcattttccccatttcttgacCACTGAGTTTCCTATTCTTTCAACCATCCATGGCCTCTGTACAGCACAGTAAAAACAGCAAAGCAGCCATTAGGACTCTCAGAGCCACAGCCATTAGGGCCAGAGTATGAGAAGGTCAAGATGAGTAACCACAAGGCATGACAGAAACACCTGTACCTTCATTTCTTACTCTGTCCAGAAGGAAGCTGAAATTGTAATTGTGTTCCCTACGACCTGCTACTGAAAGGCAGCTGTCACTCAAAACTATGAAATTAGCTTAAACCTCTTTTTAGAGCACGTGCTCATCAAGATTTTAATTCTTGCTTTAGGGTTACTTTGTCTCTCAGTTACCTCCTTCTTGAGATTGCACATACATCAATGAAGTTCCCTTAAGAATTATCATCTTCAATCCCCAACTCCCTTTCTCTATGTGAAGACTCAATGAGTTATTGACTTATAACCTCTAACACTATAAATAATCCACTCAAAGTCTTCTACCTAAAACCATTCCTTATTTTCAGATATTACCCATTTCTTGGATGTTTCTCTAGgataattataattaatgtaGTAAGATCTGTGGCACTTCACAGTTTGCCAAGTGCTTTCTAAACGTACTCACTGAATCCTTACAGGCTGTGGAAAAGGTAATTCCCTctattttataggtaaggaaaaAGGACcgaagaactcactatcatgtcGTAACAACAAAGCAAGTTGGTGGCAAACCGGACCTCCGAAATAGGTCTTCCAACTCCGCACGCCATGCTCGTCCCATTCTATTATGCTCTTTTCTAAGAAGGGAATGTCTACAGTTCTGTCCCAAACCACCTTTGCTTCAAGAGTAAACCATCTTCAAACCATTTCTCTAGATTGCAATCAGGTCCCCTACTCCTACAATCATGCCATTTCTTGCTTCCTCACTCTCCAGCTATGACTTCCTTCTCACTACACGATTTCCACTCTTCATGAATACTGCCATCATTCCTTCAACCCGTCCTGCAAATATCCCACCTCTACATGCTAAAGGGAAGCCCCTTATGTTCCTTCCCCCAAACCCTGGCACTCCCTTCTCCGGATATGTAGGTTGTCACcccataaactacacagtagcttgtCGCCCCTTAACGAGCTACTTACTAACTTTAAAAGCCCCACAGAAATGAACCTAACTTGCAGGTCCTCCACCTCCACACTTGGCCCTGGGCGCCATTCCTCTGAGGATAATAGTACCAACCCTTACAAAGACTGCCCATGCCCCACTGTCACCAACGAACTCCTtttccagaaggaaaaggaaacaggTTCTTCAAACAGGCTCCTCTTCCAACCTCTTCACCAGTGACTCCCCTCCAAGGTTCGCGGACTCTCCCTTCGCAGTTTTCCTCCCCTCACTACCCGGCCTCTGCCCACCTCACCAACTCTCCCGGCGCTCCCTGTCCCAGAGCCAAGCAGCGGCCCCGCAGCTGCGGCGGCTGCTCCACTCTCCCAACTTAGAAGTTCTGCCTCTATCACCTGTTCTCACTAGAGCTTCCTCTCAGCCCAGCGGCCCACCTTTGCCCTGGCCTGCCTCTCTCCACCCTTTCGAGTCCTCCTGCCCAGGAAACACCCCCACGAGTCAGTTCCGGGGTGCCTGTCGGATTCAACTTCCCATCCGTGGGATTCCCACCCCCGGGGTCATGCTCCCCTTCTCCATCACCTGCTCCGCCCATAGCCAGATGACATCCGCCGCTGCCTCCTCCTCCATTCCCCTTCTCGGACGCCGGGTCCCCGGCCACTCACCGCCTTCCGTGCGCTCCAGCCGCCCCCTCCGGTGGGGAAGAGGGGGGCGTGCACCCCAACcgcgccccccaccccacgacacgcacctgttcctcctcctcttcccctcggCGGGCCGCGCCGGCGCCCCGACCCCCACCCTCGCCGCGCCCCGGCCTCCCGGAGCCCCGCACTCACCACGAGTAGGTCTGCTCCGCCATGGCGCTGCCTCTCGCGGGCTCCGCTGCAGGCTGTGGCCGGGCCCGGCGGCGGCGGGCTCGCTCGGGCCGTAGCTGAAGGCGCGGCCGGGGTCCGGTGCTTGCTCGCTCGCAGGCTGCACGGCGGGCCAGGAAGGCGGCTGGCGGGGAGAGGCCGGGCTCCAAGGCGGCCCCGCTCCCTGGGCCCCGGGGCGGGGCGGGCTCCGCTCTCGGCCTCCCTCACcctcggcggcggcggcggctccgcTGCAGCTCCAAACCCAacatggcggcggcggcggcgcggagaACAAGGGGGCCCCGGGGCGGGCGAACGGCAAGACGGGCCCGCGCTCACTGCGCGCGGGGCCGCGGGAGCGCCGCGttcgggcggcggcggcggcggccggggGACATGGCCGGCgggcggaggcggcggcggctgAGGGGGGCGCTAGGCGATGAGGCGAGGCCACTGGATCACACCCGCCGAGGGGaggaggggcgggggcgggggcgagCCTTGGGCCCGCGCGGGTCACGTGCCCAAAACACGCTCACGTGATGCGCGTCCCGCCCCTCGAGCCGGGCCCATGCGCGGAGACGTCGGCTCCTGGGTTCTAGGCGGCTGCTGTTCGCACAGCCGGAGCTGTTGGACCTCCTCCCGCTGCCTGGTGCCTCCCCGCTCCCCACGCGGAGATGTCGCCTCGGGTACCCTCTAATGCCCCTTTCTGAGGGGCTGCTGCACCAGCCAATCGGGAACCCCGATGCGCGTCTGTTGGCTGCCACTCAGCTGTCAACCGTCAGTCAACAGTCTGCTGGCCACGGGCGCCCCAACTGTCAGTCAACCTGTCAGTCAACGGGCAGAGGGCTGCATTCCTTCGTTCGTATGTTCCTTGGTTCGTTCATTCAGGTAGCAAATATTCCAGGCAGCCAACCTTTATTGCGCCCAGGCCCGGCACCAAGTCGAATACCCCACGCTTGCCTTCACAGAATCAATCAACAGGGATTTGCTGGGTGCCAACCATGTGTCAACTCACTCTGCCTTcctagagcttacattctagaggaAGAGACATAGTCCAAGCCCACAAACAAGATATTTCAGATGCTGCTAAGTtttacaaaaacatattttataacacAAGGTGAGGGGACAGAGAGTGAGTAGAGGTGTGGGTTACTTTAGATAGGGTGGTCAAGGAAGGCCTCGCTTAGGAGGTGACATACGAGCTGACATTGAATGATGACAGAGAGCTGGCCTTGCAAAGATCCACAGGAAAAGAGttcctggcagagggaacagcaagggcAGAAAGCTCAGGAAACCGTCCATTTGGCAGTCTGGAAACAGGCACGGAAGTAAACCCAGTAGAGGTAGACCAGAAACCAACAGAGTGAATCTGGGACTTAGAGGGAGAGAGGACGGAGAGATTAACTGAGGCCCCAGGTACTGGGGAATGCTTCCCCAGG
Proteins encoded in this window:
- the LOC134732060 gene encoding uncharacterized protein, whose translation is MPLSEGLLHQPIGNPDARLLAATQLSTVSQQSAGHGRPNCQSTCQSTGRGLHSFVRMFLGSFIQRHPKCFLRKCGCRPYKKLHSTCQGQDDVQPMETLCTWSQEDEVWAQRLMA